Proteins encoded by one window of Drosophila melanogaster chromosome X:
- the CG10962 gene encoding uncharacterized protein, whose translation MDRWQNRVAVISGASSGIGAACARLLVAAGLQVVGLARRTDRLEQLRQSLPAEQRMRFHQHKCDVSQELQVDTAFEWIEKELGGIDVLINNAGIVLGGQLIDMPTKDINNILQTNLMGSIYCTKLAASSMRRRQVAGHLIFVNSTAGVAGYKPDPADESLNAYTPSKFALTAVQEICRQELINQGSKIKTTSINPGWVATEIVPDETKAKLGEVILQADDVAQAVLYALSTPPHTQVEQITLRAVGEYF comes from the exons ATGGATCGTTGGCAGAATCGCGTGGCCGTTATCAGTGGCGCCAGTTCCGGAATCGGAGCAGCCTGTGCCCGGCTTTTGGTGGCAGCCGGTCTACAGGTGGTTGGCCTGGCCCGACGCACCGATCGCCTCGAGCAGCTGCGCCAATCTTTGCCGGCGGAGCAGAGGATGCGCTTCCATCAGCACAAATGCGATGTATCGCAGGAGTTGCAGGTGGACACAGCGTTCGAGTGGATCGAAAAGGAACTGGGCGGCATCGATGTGCTGATCAATAATGCGGGCATTGTGCTGGGTGGCCAGCTAATCGATATGCCCACCAAGGACATCAACAACATACTACAGACGAATCTCATGGGCAGCATTTACTGCACCAAATTGGCCGCCAGCAGCATGAGACGCCGCCAGGTGGCTGGACATCTGATCTTTGTGAATAGCACGGCCGGAGTGGCCGGTTATAAGCCAGATCCGGCGGATGAGAGCCTAAATGCGTACACGCCCAGCAAATTTGCCCTGACTGCCGTCCAGGAGATCTGCCGACAGGAGCTAATCAATCAAGGATCAAAAATTAAGACCACG AGCATCAATCCCGGCTGGGTGGCCACCGAGATCGTTCCGGACGAAACGAAGGCCAAGCTGGGCGAGGTAATCCTCCAGGCGGACGACGTCGCTCAGGCTGTACTGTACGCCCTATCCACGCCACCGCACACTCAGGTGGAGCAGATAACGCTGAGGGCGGTGGGCGAATATTTCTGA